One genomic region from Knoellia sp. p5-6-4 encodes:
- a CDS encoding aminoglycoside phosphotransferase family protein, with amino-acid sequence MSTDVEPSGVEVLHADQLALLSEPLRTLAADGVGEVVVTSATCLREGVHRLQLVGATRSSVVVKRLRARRAQLERRVTGRWLPAVGMGSLGPPRLATIGEADGRHVWHVYDDLGVRGLDRDDVDSSCLEAAMDTLAELHASFAGHGLLPEPRFAAGDLGAYFYANSVRDAARCVDLLRRSAVQASAEDASVRDAVQAHLSDLLRDEPRRLRLLQEQSGPETLVHGDLTRANVFVLTGPEGLHVRLIDWDHVGVGPAGFDISTHVAYYPPAQRRLVLSRYTQAMADRGFPFADDLDWDLLVATFEAGRLANQIIWVAQGILEGNGWTFHELAAWRDALTAVVDGDGTAPAGMAGT; translated from the coding sequence ATGAGCACCGACGTGGAGCCGAGCGGCGTCGAGGTCCTGCACGCGGACCAGCTGGCGTTGCTGTCGGAACCGCTGCGGACCCTCGCCGCCGACGGGGTCGGCGAAGTGGTGGTCACCTCCGCCACGTGTCTGCGGGAGGGCGTGCACCGACTCCAGCTGGTGGGGGCGACGCGCTCCAGCGTCGTCGTGAAGCGGCTTCGCGCCCGGAGAGCCCAGCTGGAACGACGCGTGACGGGCCGGTGGCTGCCGGCGGTGGGGATGGGGTCACTGGGGCCACCCAGGCTCGCGACGATCGGTGAGGCCGATGGGCGGCACGTGTGGCACGTGTACGACGACCTCGGCGTCCGTGGCCTCGACCGCGACGACGTGGACTCCTCGTGCCTGGAGGCGGCCATGGACACGCTCGCAGAGCTCCACGCCTCGTTCGCCGGGCACGGCCTGCTGCCCGAGCCGAGGTTCGCGGCCGGTGACCTCGGGGCGTACTTCTACGCCAACAGCGTGCGGGACGCCGCGCGCTGCGTGGACCTGCTGCGCCGGTCCGCGGTCCAGGCGTCCGCTGAGGACGCGTCGGTGCGGGATGCCGTCCAGGCCCACCTGTCCGACCTGCTCCGGGACGAGCCCCGACGCCTCCGTCTCCTGCAGGAACAGTCGGGTCCCGAGACGCTCGTCCACGGTGACCTCACCCGGGCCAACGTCTTCGTCCTGACCGGTCCCGAGGGCCTCCACGTCCGGCTCATCGATTGGGATCACGTGGGGGTCGGCCCGGCCGGCTTCGACATCTCCACGCACGTCGCGTACTACCCTCCTGCCCAGCGCCGCCTCGTCCTCAGTCGTTACACGCAGGCGATGGCCGACAGGGGTTTTCCGTTCGCCGATGACCTCGACTGGGACCTTCTGGTGGCGACGTTCGAGGCGGGACGCCTGGCCAACCAGATCATCTGGGTGGCCCAGGGGATCCTGGAGGGCAACGGCTGGACCTTCCACGAGCTGGCCGCGTGGAGGGACGCCCTGACTGCTGTCGTGGACGGTGACGGAACCGCGCCGGCAGGGATGGCGGGGACGTGA
- a CDS encoding UDP-glucuronic acid decarboxylase family protein — MGEQGKLGGDVRRKRAVVTGGAGFVGSHVCERLLEAGWWVLCLDNFLTGVPANVHDLLAQQRFRLREADVTDPFHVPGPIDAVLHLASPASPVDYLRFPVQTLQAGSTGTLNALELAAEKGARFVLASTSETYGDPLVHPQPETYWGNVNPVGPRAVYDEAKRFAEAMTGAYRGSRGVNTGIVRIFNTYGPRMRPHDGRAVPTFIDQALRGLPLTVSGDGSQTRSLCYVDDLIDGIVRMLHSDHSGPVNIGNPHELTMLELAATVRELTDSRSVITFVPRPVDDPAVRRPDITVARQLLGWEPRVGLAEGLLRTIDWFSKPLQRSPSPEESPDDLTLEEPG; from the coding sequence ATGGGTGAGCAGGGGAAGCTGGGGGGAGACGTGCGACGAAAGCGTGCCGTGGTCACCGGCGGAGCGGGCTTCGTGGGTTCACACGTGTGCGAACGCCTGCTCGAAGCCGGCTGGTGGGTGCTGTGCCTCGACAACTTCCTCACCGGGGTGCCTGCCAACGTCCACGACCTGCTGGCGCAGCAGCGGTTCCGCCTCCGAGAGGCGGACGTGACCGACCCCTTCCACGTGCCCGGGCCGATCGACGCGGTCCTCCACCTCGCGTCCCCGGCCTCTCCGGTGGACTACCTCCGCTTCCCCGTCCAGACCCTGCAGGCTGGCTCCACCGGGACCCTCAACGCCCTCGAGCTGGCGGCCGAGAAGGGTGCCCGGTTCGTGCTGGCATCGACCTCGGAGACCTACGGCGACCCGCTGGTGCACCCCCAGCCCGAGACCTACTGGGGCAACGTCAACCCGGTCGGCCCGAGGGCGGTCTACGACGAGGCCAAGCGCTTCGCCGAGGCGATGACCGGCGCCTACCGCGGCAGCCGTGGAGTGAACACGGGCATCGTCCGGATCTTCAACACGTACGGGCCGCGGATGCGACCCCATGACGGCAGGGCCGTCCCCACCTTCATCGACCAGGCGCTGCGCGGGCTCCCGCTGACCGTGAGCGGCGACGGCTCCCAGACCCGCTCACTGTGCTACGTCGACGACCTCATCGACGGCATCGTCCGGATGCTGCACTCCGACCACTCCGGTCCGGTCAACATCGGAAACCCCCATGAGCTGACGATGCTCGAGCTGGCCGCGACCGTCAGGGAGCTCACCGACTCACGGTCGGTCATCACGTTCGTGCCCCGTCCGGTTGACGACCCGGCGGTCCGCCGGCCCGACATCACGGTGGCTCGACAACTGCTGGGCTGGGAGCCCAGGGTGGGCCTCGCGGAAGGGCTGCTGCGCACGATCGACTGGTTCAGCAAGCCCCTCCAGCGCTCCCCCTCACCGGAAGAATCCCCCGACGACCTCACCCTCGAAGAGCCTGGTTGA
- a CDS encoding LLM class flavin-dependent oxidoreductase has protein sequence MSRPCRVGVQLPEVERPVGWPELFSMARTAEAAGLDSLWLGDHLLYDLPGGITRGPWEVWTSLAAIAAVTERIELGPLVASVGFHEPAMLAKQAATVDGISGGRLILGLGAGWNEREYRAFGFPYDHRVSRFEEAFTIIRTLLREGRIDYRGTYYAVEDCVLDPRPVRTGGPPLVLGSVGERMMRIGLPHVDAWNVWWSDYGNSADGFASLRSRVEQAAAAAGRRADEVAATAAVFVQFPGGGGRLMGETYNAAVEPVQGTPEAIADHVRAMAAAGATHLQLVLDPITEASIEVVGEALRLLGQS, from the coding sequence GTGTCACGCCCCTGCCGTGTCGGTGTCCAGCTGCCCGAGGTCGAGCGCCCGGTCGGCTGGCCGGAGCTCTTCTCGATGGCGCGAACGGCCGAGGCGGCCGGCCTGGACTCGCTGTGGCTCGGCGACCACCTGCTGTACGACCTGCCCGGCGGCATCACTCGTGGGCCCTGGGAGGTGTGGACCTCGCTGGCGGCGATCGCCGCGGTCACCGAGCGCATCGAGCTCGGCCCCCTCGTCGCCTCGGTCGGGTTCCACGAGCCGGCGATGCTGGCCAAGCAGGCCGCCACCGTCGACGGCATCTCCGGGGGCCGGCTCATCCTGGGTCTCGGCGCGGGCTGGAACGAGCGCGAGTACCGCGCCTTCGGCTTCCCCTACGACCACCGGGTGTCGCGCTTCGAGGAGGCCTTCACCATCATCCGCACGCTGCTCCGGGAAGGCCGCATCGACTACCGGGGCACCTACTACGCCGTCGAGGACTGCGTCCTCGACCCGCGTCCGGTCCGGACCGGTGGGCCACCCCTCGTGCTGGGCTCCGTCGGCGAGCGGATGATGCGGATCGGCCTCCCGCACGTCGACGCGTGGAATGTGTGGTGGAGCGACTACGGCAACTCCGCCGACGGCTTCGCCAGCCTGCGCAGCCGAGTCGAGCAGGCTGCGGCAGCAGCGGGCCGCAGAGCCGATGAGGTGGCGGCCACCGCCGCGGTGTTCGTGCAGTTCCCCGGCGGTGGCGGTCGCCTGATGGGAGAGACGTACAACGCCGCCGTGGAGCCGGTGCAGGGGACGCCTGAGGCGATCGCCGACCACGTGCGGGCGATGGCCGCAGCCGGCGCCACCCACCTCCAGCTGGTGCTCGACCCGATCACCGAGGCCTCGATCGAGGTCGTCGGCGAGGCGCTGCGGCTCCTCGGCCAGAGCTGA
- a CDS encoding LCP family protein — MSEATPGSEPSTPGNGGAAEETPQVRRRSDRHKDRRHPWLRRGGIAVAAGLAVALVLSVVAYVKLTGNINRLDLGDALGTRPEKQATTDSRTKLGPMNILVMGSDTRAGTGNSKYGSNNAEYGVAGARSDTNLVVHLSADRKSATVVSIPRDSMTRAPQNCADKEWSPETGVVRQWNNNFTQGGPGCVIKTFEGLTGIYLDHFVVIDFRGFERMVDALGGVTVCTPEPINDRDSLLTLPAGKTKVNGKQALGYVRVRKTVGDGSDIGRINRQQAFLSSVVQEATSSSLLLRPDRLFRFLDAATQSMTTDKGLGVGKMRDVAESVARIGMDQIRFVTVPIEDYPQDPNRVQWAESADLLWESLREDKPLPGQKPPPGSTPSPSPTTSAPLTVAPNLIRVRVTNDSGVPGLARQAAGALEVQGFRIDGFVNGTGTPGRGTVIRHGKGMEESARTVAAAFPGSKIRSDDQLGSTIEVSVGQGSKNVVEVPNRIGNTPIPSPTVTATAPPSSTATIKARTADQDICS, encoded by the coding sequence GTGAGCGAGGCCACGCCCGGCTCAGAGCCCAGCACGCCGGGGAACGGTGGCGCCGCCGAGGAGACCCCGCAGGTCAGGCGCCGCTCCGACCGCCACAAGGACCGCCGGCACCCGTGGCTGCGTCGAGGCGGGATCGCCGTGGCCGCCGGCCTGGCCGTCGCGCTCGTCCTCAGCGTCGTCGCCTACGTGAAGCTCACCGGCAACATCAACCGCCTCGACCTCGGGGATGCCCTGGGCACGCGGCCCGAGAAGCAGGCGACCACGGACTCCCGGACCAAGCTCGGCCCGATGAACATCCTGGTGATGGGCTCCGACACCCGTGCCGGCACCGGCAACTCCAAGTACGGCAGCAACAACGCGGAGTACGGCGTCGCGGGCGCGCGCTCCGACACCAACCTCGTCGTCCACCTGTCGGCCGACCGGAAGTCTGCCACCGTCGTCTCCATCCCCCGGGACTCCATGACCAGGGCGCCGCAGAACTGTGCGGACAAGGAGTGGTCGCCCGAGACCGGTGTGGTGCGTCAGTGGAACAACAACTTCACCCAGGGCGGCCCGGGCTGCGTCATCAAGACGTTCGAGGGGCTGACCGGCATCTACCTCGACCACTTCGTCGTCATCGACTTCCGCGGCTTCGAGCGGATGGTCGACGCCCTCGGGGGCGTCACCGTGTGCACCCCGGAGCCGATCAACGACCGTGACAGCCTCCTGACCCTTCCCGCCGGCAAGACCAAGGTCAACGGCAAGCAGGCCCTCGGCTACGTCCGCGTCCGCAAGACCGTCGGCGACGGGTCGGACATCGGGCGCATCAACCGGCAGCAGGCGTTCCTGTCCTCGGTGGTGCAGGAGGCGACCAGTTCCTCGCTCCTGTTGCGGCCCGACCGCCTCTTCCGGTTCCTTGACGCGGCGACCCAGTCCATGACGACGGACAAGGGCCTCGGGGTCGGCAAGATGCGTGACGTCGCAGAGAGCGTGGCCCGCATCGGCATGGACCAGATCCGCTTCGTGACGGTCCCGATCGAGGACTACCCGCAGGACCCCAACCGGGTCCAGTGGGCGGAGTCGGCGGACCTGCTGTGGGAGTCGCTGCGCGAGGACAAGCCGCTGCCCGGCCAGAAGCCGCCGCCCGGCAGCACGCCCAGCCCGAGCCCGACCACGTCCGCTCCGCTGACGGTGGCCCCCAACCTGATCCGGGTACGCGTCACCAACGACTCGGGTGTGCCCGGGCTGGCGCGGCAGGCAGCCGGAGCCCTGGAGGTGCAGGGCTTCCGGATCGACGGGTTCGTCAACGGCACCGGCACGCCGGGCAGGGGCACGGTGATCCGCCACGGCAAGGGCATGGAGGAGTCGGCCCGCACGGTGGCCGCGGCTTTCCCGGGCTCGAAGATCCGCAGCGACGACCAGCTCGGCTCGACCATCGAGGTCAGCGTGGGGCAGGGTTCGAAGAACGTCGTCGAGGTGCCGAACCGCATCGGCAACACGCCCATCCCGTCGCCGACGGTGACGGCCACCGCGCCGCCGTCCTCGACCGCCACGATCAAGGCCCGCACCGCCGACCAGGACATCTGCAGCTGA